The Candidatus Acidiferrales bacterium genome has a segment encoding these proteins:
- a CDS encoding PorV/PorQ family protein, producing the protein MSPRKNGNGESPAPDFSLFVSLLALVLICFCAQEIKAQGEGITLAKYANDFLEIGVGGRALGMGSAYTAVANDVTSGYWNPAGLSKVEFPEIILMHDQRYGDIVNYNYGAGAIKLSNDETVGLSVVVLSVSGVPNTQSAGLDLNNQPIPPQFANIDSMVRLDNTKVTFFGETDFALVGSYAKRSSDNFAYGGSVKLIRRSISSTSGTGIGFDVGVLYSPFTNLNLGANLQNATTTVVAWTTGTTEVMTPTLATGAAYGLTMGSFVVTPAADLLFNIDNMRSASMVHLGPLSADARVGAEASYKNVIAIRAGYNEVKQFTVGAGIHLPKLEIDYAFAKFSSSDALPPTNRISLKLVLENN; encoded by the coding sequence ATGAGCCCTAGAAAAAATGGGAACGGAGAATCACCCGCTCCTGATTTTTCACTTTTCGTTTCCCTTCTCGCTCTTGTTCTAATTTGTTTTTGTGCCCAAGAAATCAAAGCACAGGGGGAAGGGATCACGCTTGCAAAATATGCCAATGATTTCCTTGAAATCGGTGTGGGAGGAAGGGCGCTCGGCATGGGAAGCGCGTACACCGCCGTTGCGAACGATGTAACGTCGGGCTACTGGAATCCTGCGGGCTTATCAAAAGTGGAGTTTCCGGAAATAATCTTGATGCACGACCAGCGCTATGGCGACATCGTTAACTATAATTACGGCGCCGGAGCTATCAAACTCTCAAATGACGAGACGGTGGGGTTAAGTGTCGTGGTGCTGAGCGTAAGCGGAGTCCCGAACACGCAATCGGCGGGGCTTGATCTCAATAATCAGCCGATTCCTCCGCAGTTCGCTAATATCGACAGCATGGTCAGGCTGGATAATACAAAAGTAACTTTTTTCGGTGAAACGGACTTCGCCTTGGTGGGAAGTTACGCGAAACGTTCAAGCGATAATTTTGCCTATGGCGGGAGTGTAAAATTGATTCGTCGCAGCATCAGCTCGACTTCCGGAACGGGAATCGGCTTCGATGTAGGCGTGCTCTACAGCCCATTCACAAATTTAAACCTCGGTGCAAATTTACAGAATGCTACGACGACAGTCGTGGCATGGACCACGGGGACGACGGAGGTTATGACTCCTACGCTTGCGACGGGAGCGGCTTATGGTCTTACGATGGGTTCATTCGTCGTAACACCCGCAGCTGATCTTCTTTTCAATATCGACAACATGCGGTCCGCTTCCATGGTGCATCTCGGTCCGCTCAGCGCCGATGCTCGCGTCGGTGCTGAGGCGAGCTACAAGAATGTCATCGCCATTCGGGCCGGATACAACGAGGTGAAACAATTTACAGTCGGGGCCGGGATCCATCTTCCGAAGCTCGAGATCGATTATGCTTTCGCAAAATTTTCCTCTTCGGACGCTCTTCCACCGACAAACCGCATTTCATTGAAGCTCGTGCTGGAAAATAATTAA
- a CDS encoding DUF1684 domain-containing protein, translating to MKFSPSEARDYVQELDASRLQKDTFLKSSPSSPLTPEQRTAFRHLKYYAPNLDLVFQTRLADTGHETRADIPATGGELRPALRVGEFEFETAGSKFVLHVYKMIGEDSEELFLPFTDETCGRTSYAGGRYLDLKENESGIYRLDFNYAYNPYCAYSHNFSCPIVPRENYLDVPIEAGEEMFK from the coding sequence GTGAAGTTCAGTCCATCCGAGGCGAGAGATTACGTGCAGGAATTAGATGCTTCAAGATTGCAGAAGGACACCTTTTTGAAGTCCAGCCCTTCTTCACCTCTGACCCCCGAGCAACGTACCGCTTTTCGACATCTTAAATACTATGCACCGAATCTTGATTTGGTTTTTCAGACGAGACTCGCCGACACCGGACACGAAACGCGGGCTGATATTCCAGCGACCGGTGGCGAGCTAAGACCCGCGCTGAGAGTCGGCGAATTCGAATTCGAAACGGCCGGAAGTAAATTTGTTCTTCACGTTTATAAGATGATCGGAGAAGATTCGGAAGAGCTTTTTCTGCCGTTCACCGATGAAACATGCGGCAGAACTTCTTATGCTGGCGGCAGGTATTTAGACCTCAAAGAGAACGAATCGGGAATCTACAGACTCGACTTCAATTATGCCTACAATCCTTATTGTGCCTACAGCCATAACTTCAGCTGCCCGATCGTGCCGCGAGAAAATTATCTTGATGTCCCTATAGAGGCTGGTGAAGAGATGTTCAAATAG
- a CDS encoding SpoIIE family protein phosphatase produces MRINFRNSLYLISAGAIAVVLLIYDWIRITISLEDPVLNTLRDLFSIIAFVFLYAVVNSWRDKKQLKPLESLRRLVAYGFFSAAIISTWGIILENKGNVSGKFVPQNIMQLLATTAFAFGICTFVMILLIYMAGIIYIKPDKKVRRRFEFFIGFAIASAVLSAFKASTFMGTLAEIAFVIAIVISVFHIVSMNWIVFLSRKEKYKSLAHSFFLIVLFGYSFASIGPADLAGGVLQFFSVPMQEFSKTVFLFLTIYFSLAFIVTTFHIPTSGVFEKKKRELDSYQNLSKVITNVMDTSEVLNNTVSVVGTVTQANKVWIELISENKNSGLADLNGEVQDGTKKSEKDGHRDSRDSFNISATYRTSQYELSAFDFDKVRDVVCTANRIIIQDADDFAKYELKDFPAKSLMAVPLAAHDESVGILYVTNDMPYAFDEEEISTVSAFADTAAVAIQNSLLFTKSIENERLQHEMRIAHEMQLKLLPTRFPSTEKFETDFLAFPAFEVGGDYIDFLEIDDRRFAFTVGDVSGKGTSAAFYMAYLKGVFQSRSASAKSPAEFMVAANEAVENTLQKNSFITLIYGMLDSQTGEVTLARAGHTPAVLITGGSIELIKSSGSALGIERPDDFQKHIEEEKISLRSGDTLVFYTDGVTDQRDPDGNEFGEERFYDLLKTLSAGTATEIKGGIIRALAEFSQGTDAVDDTTVLILKWK; encoded by the coding sequence ATGCGAATAAATTTCAGGAATAGTCTATATCTTATTTCTGCCGGAGCAATCGCGGTCGTTCTGCTCATCTACGACTGGATTCGAATTACGATCAGTCTGGAAGATCCGGTTTTGAACACCCTTCGTGATCTATTCTCGATTATCGCATTCGTATTTCTTTATGCGGTGGTAAACTCGTGGAGAGACAAGAAGCAGCTCAAGCCGCTCGAGTCTCTGCGCAGGCTTGTGGCTTACGGATTCTTTTCCGCCGCTATAATTTCCACCTGGGGAATAATCCTGGAGAACAAGGGAAATGTTTCGGGCAAATTTGTGCCTCAGAACATTATGCAGCTTCTTGCGACCACAGCATTCGCGTTCGGGATATGTACTTTCGTGATGATCCTCTTGATCTACATGGCGGGAATCATATACATAAAGCCGGATAAAAAAGTAAGACGCAGATTCGAATTCTTCATAGGATTTGCGATTGCTTCTGCGGTTCTCAGCGCATTCAAAGCTTCAACTTTTATGGGCACCCTTGCTGAGATTGCTTTCGTAATTGCAATTGTTATTTCAGTCTTCCATATCGTCAGCATGAACTGGATCGTGTTCCTGTCACGCAAGGAAAAGTACAAATCACTAGCCCATTCTTTCTTCCTGATAGTTTTGTTCGGCTACTCATTTGCCTCTATCGGTCCGGCTGATCTGGCCGGAGGAGTGCTGCAGTTTTTTAGCGTTCCCATGCAGGAGTTTTCAAAAACCGTTTTTCTATTCCTGACTATTTATTTTTCGTTGGCGTTTATCGTGACCACGTTCCACATCCCGACGTCAGGCGTTTTTGAGAAAAAGAAACGTGAGCTTGACTCTTATCAAAACCTTAGCAAGGTGATCACAAACGTGATGGATACCTCCGAGGTTCTCAACAATACGGTGTCGGTTGTCGGAACCGTTACCCAGGCCAACAAGGTGTGGATTGAGCTCATATCGGAAAATAAGAACTCCGGACTGGCCGATTTGAATGGTGAGGTCCAAGATGGTACGAAGAAGTCCGAGAAAGATGGTCATCGCGATTCGAGGGATAGTTTCAATATCAGTGCGACATACCGGACGAGTCAATACGAGCTCTCCGCCTTTGATTTTGACAAAGTCCGTGACGTCGTCTGCACAGCGAACAGAATAATAATTCAGGATGCCGACGATTTTGCAAAGTACGAACTGAAGGATTTTCCAGCGAAGTCGCTCATGGCGGTACCTCTGGCTGCCCACGATGAATCCGTGGGAATTCTCTACGTTACTAATGACATGCCATATGCATTTGACGAGGAGGAGATTTCTACGGTAAGCGCATTCGCGGACACGGCAGCTGTCGCGATACAGAATTCTCTTCTATTCACTAAGTCAATTGAAAATGAACGGCTCCAGCACGAAATGCGCATCGCCCACGAGATGCAGCTGAAACTCCTCCCGACTCGTTTCCCGAGCACCGAGAAATTCGAGACCGATTTTCTCGCATTCCCCGCATTCGAAGTCGGAGGAGATTACATAGACTTTCTCGAGATTGACGACCGCAGATTTGCATTCACCGTCGGCGATGTTTCCGGAAAAGGAACATCCGCGGCATTTTATATGGCTTATTTGAAAGGAGTGTTTCAATCACGTTCTGCTTCGGCAAAATCGCCTGCCGAATTTATGGTGGCTGCGAATGAAGCGGTAGAAAACACGCTTCAGAAAAATTCCTTCATAACTTTAATCTATGGCATGCTCGACTCACAGACCGGCGAGGTCACTCTGGCGCGCGCGGGACATACGCCTGCAGTGTTGATAACCGGCGGCAGCATCGAACTTATCAAATCATCGGGCTCGGCGCTTGGAATTGAGCGGCCGGATGATTTTCAAAAGCATATCGAAGAAGAAAAGATTAGTCTCAGATCTGGAGATACGCTGGTCTTTTACACAGACGGCGTCACCGATCAGAGAGATCCGGACGGGAATGAATTTGGCGAAGAAAGGTTTTATGATTTATTGAAAACACTCAGCGCCGGAACTGCGACGGAAATAAAGGGAGGCATTATCCGCGCTTTGGCAGAATTTTCACAGGGCACAGATGCAGTTGACGATACAACTGTATTAATCTTGAAGTGGAAATGA
- a CDS encoding STAS domain-containing protein — translation MNEFKVLTKDSGNAVVMELHGFLDAHTAPELEKSFTELIGEGKFNIVVNFDSLNYISSAGLGVFMAYIDEIRSKHGDIKLTNMQQKVYHVFDLLGFPFLYEIYKDQDEALKKFSAQ, via the coding sequence ATGAACGAATTTAAAGTGCTGACTAAAGATTCAGGCAATGCGGTTGTCATGGAGCTTCATGGGTTTCTTGACGCTCATACCGCGCCTGAGCTTGAAAAAAGTTTTACAGAACTCATCGGCGAAGGAAAATTTAACATCGTGGTGAACTTTGACAGCTTGAATTATATATCAAGTGCCGGTCTTGGAGTTTTCATGGCGTATATCGACGAGATACGCAGCAAACACGGAGATATCAAGCTGACCAACATGCAGCAGAAAGTCTATCATGTGTTCGACCTCCTCGGGTTTCCATTCCTTTATGAAATTTACAAGGATCAGGATGAAGCGTTGAAGAAATTTTCTGCTCAATGA
- a CDS encoding ATP-binding protein encodes MKKLDKIEDSRIFKSTTTALSDVREFVNQHAIDFGFGDKEISEITLAVDEACTNVIKHAYKGNPEAKFEVRILGSGTEFEIVVRDWGTGFNPEKVPVPNIRDRMKKHKAGGLGIFLMRKLMDTVEYHVEDSAHGNSDAVNEVRLVRYLRKE; translated from the coding sequence TTGAAAAAATTAGATAAAATAGAGGACTCGAGAATATTCAAGAGCACAACGACTGCTCTCTCGGATGTCCGTGAGTTTGTCAACCAGCACGCGATCGATTTCGGTTTCGGTGACAAGGAGATTTCCGAAATAACGCTTGCCGTCGATGAGGCGTGCACGAACGTGATCAAACACGCGTATAAGGGAAACCCCGAAGCGAAATTTGAAGTCAGGATATTGGGAAGCGGAACTGAATTCGAAATTGTCGTTCGCGATTGGGGAACGGGCTTCAACCCGGAGAAAGTCCCTGTCCCGAACATAAGAGACAGAATGAAAAAGCACAAAGCAGGCGGACTGGGAATTTTTCTGATGCGAAAGCTGATGGATACGGTAGAATACCACGTCGAAGATTCGGCTCACGGAAATAGTGATGCCGTAAATGAAGTCCGGCTTGTGCGGTATTTGAGGAAGGAATAA
- a CDS encoding SpoIIE family protein phosphatase — protein sequence MSNDQVIELTSLIETAKILNSSLDYKFILNHIMLASMGKLVVSKSAAFVNLFSSTASDRNLLKLSKGIVLEKDILAKLLELGFEGSVGAAQEDGSRDPLDSSPSAHEDLRKMLAAAGVGRVFPIRSSHHLFGYLLIGKKLLGGEFTPAEVEFVSTLCNIATMAIDNARLFEESLAKQRLEEELNLARTIQEKLLPKEMPEFPGCTVSAFHVPTKQVGGDYFDVIRLSDRLLCVAIADVSGKGFPAALLMANLQSAFRALVTSGLQIAEVCEKLNQIVYGNTESDKFITFFAAIYDSKNRVLRYVNAGHNYPFVIKSDRKVNRLDKGGIMLGVMEDITYETGEEKVGSGDLVYLFTDGVCEAMNSREEQFTEEKLEEILVINSSSVPADILKVVRNKVASFVGDAPQSDDITQVCVKFL from the coding sequence TTGAGCAACGATCAGGTCATTGAGTTGACTTCGCTAATTGAGACTGCGAAAATTCTGAATTCCTCCTTGGACTACAAGTTTATTTTAAACCACATCATGCTTGCTTCAATGGGGAAGCTTGTTGTCTCAAAGAGCGCCGCGTTTGTTAATCTCTTCTCTTCAACAGCGAGCGACAGGAATCTGCTGAAACTGTCAAAGGGTATAGTGCTGGAGAAGGATATCCTTGCGAAGCTGTTGGAACTTGGCTTTGAAGGATCGGTTGGAGCGGCCCAGGAGGATGGGAGTCGTGATCCGCTTGATTCGTCTCCGAGCGCGCATGAGGATCTTCGGAAAATGTTGGCCGCGGCAGGAGTCGGCAGAGTTTTTCCAATTCGGAGTTCGCATCATCTCTTCGGGTATTTGCTTATCGGCAAAAAGCTGCTGGGCGGTGAATTTACACCTGCAGAGGTAGAATTCGTTTCGACTCTGTGTAATATCGCGACCATGGCCATAGACAACGCGCGATTGTTTGAAGAATCGTTGGCAAAGCAGCGGCTCGAAGAGGAACTGAATCTCGCGCGTACTATCCAAGAAAAACTCCTTCCGAAAGAAATGCCTGAGTTCCCCGGCTGCACCGTAAGCGCGTTTCACGTCCCGACAAAGCAGGTGGGTGGTGATTATTTCGATGTGATACGTCTCAGCGATCGTTTGCTGTGCGTCGCAATAGCGGACGTATCGGGCAAGGGATTCCCAGCCGCGCTACTCATGGCGAACCTGCAGTCCGCCTTCCGTGCCTTAGTAACCTCAGGACTGCAGATTGCCGAGGTTTGTGAGAAGCTTAACCAAATCGTTTATGGAAATACCGAATCCGATAAGTTCATAACATTTTTTGCCGCGATTTACGATTCCAAGAATAGAGTATTGCGGTATGTTAACGCGGGTCATAACTATCCGTTTGTGATAAAATCTGACCGCAAAGTCAATAGGCTCGACAAAGGCGGCATTATGCTCGGGGTAATGGAAGACATCACATATGAAACAGGTGAAGAAAAAGTGGGAAGCGGAGATTTGGTCTATCTATTTACAGATGGGGTGTGTGAGGCGATGAATTCCAGGGAGGAACAATTTACGGAAGAAAAATTGGAAGAGATATTGGTTATTAATTCATCGAGCGTACCCGCGGACATCTTGAAAGTGGTTCGGAATAAAGTTGCATCTTTTGTCGGTGATGCACCTCAGAGTGATGACATCACTCAGGTTTGTGTGAAATTTCTTTAG
- a CDS encoding glycosyltransferase family 9 protein, translating into MDRETKFRTFFKLSSVVTDIFPNAGGRFLDAAFKTLLGNRVILNLAAWSTKNVVKKNNGFNSFLFVADLNIGDAVIGSSAVAAMREIFPEAEIDFVIKKSTIDFVRGNPDISNLYPIYEGAPFPTEEDTASLTRLALGKNYDLIVNFSPMIDEKIFGGKNVVNYAMMAAQLVRNERFRESINNVSYQAYNFIRNAFGDFLPLTNGREFEGARIYLSEDAIEEAEEFLLLQDISEDRPILFFNPDASARFTRIPFDTQRSLLKKLSILQCSILLGSGHVEKHIEHELMYSLPPEVRRNIFIVPSFMSIDVYAALMDYSDIFVTGDTGPLHLAAARKFARRYRKPLRNKTAVFSIFGGTPPRIYGYDSRTPGFFPANQDAPSRTFVAGSPCRNITCINKSAKTCREVRCFDYLNTDEIVSEAARHLQSVVPSRREKVLVHSK; encoded by the coding sequence TTGGATAGAGAAACAAAGTTCAGAACTTTTTTTAAACTTTCAAGCGTTGTCACCGACATTTTCCCAAATGCGGGCGGCCGGTTCCTCGATGCAGCATTCAAGACCCTTCTCGGAAACAGAGTCATTCTGAACCTTGCCGCTTGGTCAACAAAAAATGTCGTCAAAAAAAACAATGGATTTAATTCCTTTCTTTTTGTCGCCGATCTGAATATCGGCGATGCCGTTATCGGGTCGAGCGCAGTTGCGGCTATGCGGGAGATTTTTCCGGAGGCAGAAATAGATTTTGTTATAAAAAAATCCACAATAGATTTTGTCCGAGGCAATCCGGACATTTCAAATCTTTATCCGATTTATGAAGGGGCACCTTTCCCGACTGAAGAGGACACGGCCAGCCTCACCAGACTCGCTCTCGGCAAGAATTACGATTTGATAGTTAACTTCAGCCCCATGATTGACGAAAAGATTTTTGGCGGAAAGAATGTCGTCAATTATGCTATGATGGCTGCCCAGCTTGTTCGGAATGAAAGATTCCGCGAAAGTATTAATAACGTCTCATATCAGGCATATAATTTCATAAGAAACGCCTTCGGTGACTTTTTGCCTTTGACGAACGGGAGGGAGTTTGAAGGCGCCCGTATTTATCTTTCGGAGGATGCCATAGAAGAGGCTGAAGAATTTTTGCTTCTTCAAGACATTTCGGAAGATCGGCCGATTTTATTTTTCAACCCGGATGCGTCTGCGCGTTTTACAAGAATTCCGTTCGATACCCAGCGGAGTCTACTAAAAAAATTATCGATTCTCCAGTGTTCCATCTTACTCGGCAGCGGTCATGTTGAGAAGCATATTGAGCACGAGCTGATGTATTCGCTCCCGCCCGAAGTCCGACGGAACATTTTCATTGTCCCCTCATTCATGAGCATCGATGTCTATGCTGCGCTCATGGATTATTCCGATATATTTGTTACAGGGGACACGGGTCCGCTCCATCTTGCGGCTGCGCGTAAATTTGCGCGAAGGTACCGCAAACCCCTGAGAAACAAAACTGCAGTCTTCTCAATATTTGGCGGCACACCGCCGCGCATTTACGGCTACGATTCCAGGACGCCGGGGTTCTTTCCCGCGAACCAGGATGCTCCATCGAGAACTTTTGTTGCAGGGAGCCCGTGCAGAAATATTACCTGCATCAACAAATCCGCGAAGACATGCAGGGAGGTGCGGTGTTTTGATTACCTCAATACGGACGAGATTGTTTCCGAAGCCGCCCGCCATCTCCAATCGGTTGTACCCTCGCGCCGGGAGAAAGTCCTGGTCCACTCAAAGTAA
- a CDS encoding LysE family transporter — protein sequence MNTFLFLFLTYVLGFLTAIPIGATQIEIAKRALNNHLRSAYMVATGSVSSDLMYGAIALFGVAPFLENKIVVAIFGLAATVILWLLAFFTFRDSRSTNMLELAHATLKSNRIAFVTGFSLAVTNPMMIVWWLIGAKIIKDVGLVSRFDVDASLMFLIAGAFGLASYLFTLTNILHWAKNFISNEVMKKVDYALGVVLVLLSFYFLVTSLHTLLNR from the coding sequence ATGAATACTTTCTTATTTCTATTTCTGACATATGTCTTGGGATTCTTGACTGCGATACCGATTGGTGCGACCCAGATAGAGATTGCGAAACGCGCACTCAACAATCATCTGCGTTCCGCATACATGGTGGCAACGGGTTCTGTGAGCTCGGATTTGATGTATGGCGCGATCGCCCTTTTTGGAGTTGCGCCGTTCTTGGAGAACAAGATTGTCGTGGCTATCTTCGGATTGGCCGCGACAGTAATTCTTTGGCTCCTTGCTTTTTTTACATTTAGAGACAGCAGGAGCACGAACATGCTTGAATTGGCGCATGCAACCCTGAAGAGTAATCGGATAGCTTTCGTTACGGGATTTTCGCTGGCAGTGACGAATCCTATGATGATTGTATGGTGGCTCATCGGCGCAAAGATCATAAAGGATGTCGGACTGGTTTCCAGATTCGATGTAGACGCGTCATTAATGTTTTTGATAGCAGGCGCATTTGGACTCGCCTCATATTTGTTCACGCTCACAAATATCCTTCATTGGGCGAAGAATTTTATTTCAAATGAGGTGATGAAGAAAGTCGATTACGCATTGGGGGTTGTGCTTGTCCTCTTATCGTTTTACTTCCTCGTGACCTCGCTTCATACCCTCCTGAATCGCTAG
- a CDS encoding RNA polymerase sigma factor gives MSAESVREKVTDRELVILAQNGDVDAFEKLVERYDRRILSLAFSFTRNSDDAKDIYQETLIRAYNSIRKFQMKSEFSTWLYRIASNVCISFRYGQKKRMDMFKQNSYDSRDGTDDVLIQANSNSVEGEFMRSELAKQIEKALDKLSPTQRFIFTMKHYEGYLLREIASLAHCSEGNVKRHLYEAVRRLQKELIGALE, from the coding sequence TTGTCCGCCGAATCAGTGCGTGAGAAGGTGACTGATAGAGAGCTTGTCATCCTGGCCCAAAACGGAGATGTAGACGCTTTTGAGAAGCTCGTGGAGAGATATGATAGGCGCATATTGTCGCTCGCGTTTTCGTTCACCCGGAACTCAGATGACGCCAAAGATATTTATCAAGAGACGCTGATCCGTGCGTACAATTCGATAAGGAAATTTCAAATGAAGAGCGAGTTTTCGACATGGCTTTATAGAATTGCCAGCAACGTTTGCATAAGCTTCAGGTACGGTCAGAAAAAAAGAATGGATATGTTCAAACAGAACTCTTATGACAGTAGAGATGGAACAGACGATGTTCTGATCCAGGCAAATTCCAATTCCGTCGAAGGAGAGTTTATGAGGTCCGAACTTGCCAAGCAAATCGAGAAAGCTCTCGATAAACTTTCCCCGACACAGAGATTTATTTTTACAATGAAACACTACGAGGGTTACTTACTGAGGGAGATCGCATCCCTTGCGCACTGCAGCGAAGGAAATGTAAAAAGACATTTATATGAAGCGGTCCGACGCCTGCAGAAAGAACTCATAGGAGCCCTCGAGTAG
- a CDS encoding HEAT repeat domain-containing protein produces MRHKKYESLIVMDFYKEILPEEKAKLERHMSLCVKCGEFRKNLTDTVPQRRQTDDAFLDRTLPDARSEFRRALHEDKKLTVHRYRFLSYEKSSMPVPLYAVVVVAFVMLAIGTAASFLFLNRSGKNAVSVISELTSDNRNNVTIDNINFLPTDQRSGEVQFSFDFVKRYEMKGSLDDQGIQKVLSYALINSDNAGVRIKTAGMLNVAASGGTDKEIENALLKATRTDENTGVRREALLSLEQLPFDNEIKDVLLSVLQNDKNPGMRVLAINYLSEKEISTAATKINEIDPKILNVLKEKSLSDQNQYVRVKAAGMLKEFREL; encoded by the coding sequence ATGAGACATAAGAAATATGAAAGTCTTATCGTCATGGATTTTTATAAAGAGATTTTGCCGGAAGAAAAGGCAAAGCTGGAAAGACATATGTCGTTGTGCGTGAAGTGCGGCGAGTTCAGGAAGAATCTTACGGACACCGTACCTCAGCGAAGGCAGACTGATGATGCGTTCCTCGACAGAACTCTTCCTGATGCGAGGAGTGAATTTCGTCGTGCTCTTCATGAAGACAAAAAATTAACAGTACACAGGTATCGGTTTCTTTCATACGAAAAGAGTTCCATGCCGGTTCCATTATATGCCGTGGTTGTGGTTGCTTTCGTGATGCTGGCAATTGGCACAGCGGCAAGTTTTCTATTTCTTAATCGCTCAGGGAAAAATGCGGTGTCAGTAATTTCCGAGCTTACGTCGGATAATAGAAACAATGTTACGATAGACAATATCAATTTTCTCCCTACCGATCAGAGATCCGGCGAGGTGCAATTCTCTTTTGACTTTGTCAAGCGTTATGAGATGAAAGGCTCGCTGGATGACCAGGGCATCCAGAAGGTACTTTCGTACGCGCTTATTAATTCGGATAATGCCGGCGTGAGAATAAAGACGGCAGGGATGCTTAATGTTGCGGCATCGGGCGGGACTGACAAGGAAATTGAAAACGCTCTTCTGAAGGCAACGAGGACCGACGAGAATACCGGGGTGCGCAGGGAAGCACTTCTTTCGCTGGAGCAATTGCCGTTCGATAATGAAATAAAGGATGTCCTTCTTTCCGTTCTTCAAAATGACAAGAACCCCGGCATGCGTGTCCTGGCGATCAACTATTTGTCTGAGAAGGAAATTTCTACGGCTGCGACGAAGATTAACGAGATCGATCCGAAAATCCTTAATGTGCTGAAGGAAAAATCTTTATCAGACCAAAATCAATATGTAAGAGTAAAAGCAGCAGGTATGCTGAAGGAATTTAGGGAACTTTAA